In Mycoplasmopsis phocirhinis, the DNA window TGCTTAAACCACAGTTAGCAAAATCATAACCAATGGCATCTGCTTTTTGTTTAACAAAATCCAATGCTCCTTGCACACAAATAAATTTACCTAAATATTCTTTAGTTGGTAAATCATTAGCCGAATCACCGATATGAAATGCTTGTTTAGGATCAATACCTAAATATTGGCAAACAATTGAATTTGCTATTCCTTTATTCGCGTCTTTAGGCCCTACCTCGATAGTCCAGCCATTCGATACCAAATAAAATGAAAATTGGGGATATGCTAGTGTTAATTGTTTATGCAATTGCGCAGTTTGTTCACGCGAAAGACCAAATACTAATAATTTTGAAATATCTATTGAAGTATCTATTTGTGAGTAGTGTGCTTTATCTGTATTTAGAGCTCACGATTTCATATAAGGACTATCTAAATTGCCGCAATGAAACATTAATACTTCACCATTAATATAAATAAACATTTTATGTTTTTTAAAAATTTCAATGACTTCAGCAATAAGTTGTTTGTTTAAAGTTTTGCTATATAAAACTTTATTGTTATTATCCACAATTAATGCTCCATTTAAGCAAACAACATATTTTGAACCAACTTTGTTTGCAATTGTCATTGTAAAATCAGTGTTGCCGCGACCGGTTGAGAATATTATTGGTTTATATTTGTTAATTTTTTTTGCTGTTTGAATATTAGTTTCGCTTACAGTACCATGGCCATTTGGTTTATCTAAAAAAGTACCATCCAAATCAATAAAATATGCCTTTGCTTTATTTTTCAAATTTATCATATTCCAATTATAGCAAGTTAATTTTATATATATGGAATCATTTCTATGCGAAACTTAAAACAAGTTTATTAAAATATTGATAAAGGATCTCAAGGTTCAATTTGAATTGCGGTGTTTTTATTTGCATCAATGGTAGATTGTGAACAAAATTGAGGATTGACTATAACACTAAAAACATATTCATCAAATCATTCATCACTCATTGAAAAATAACCTTTATTGCCGTTTTCTTCGCCTCATGAATTTTCAACTTCTCATTTAATCGGTTTGTTATTTTCATCTAAATCTACACCAACAAAAGTCATTGCGTGATTTGGAGTTGACATTTTAAAATTTAACCGATCAGCTTTAGTTAAAATATTTTTTAGTTCAAACGCCTCATTTATTTGGTATAAATTTACATCCATTAAACCATTTTTACGATCAATTTGAGGCCCCATGTCACACGCAAACCAAACTGGCTCACCAGCTTTAAGACTATTAATTGTCGCTTTTTTTAATTCATTTATTGAAACATTAACAAAAGATAAATGTCGGCTTTCAATAGGTCCTCTAAAGTATTTAGCCTGTAATTTAGTATTAATTGGATAAATATCTCTTGGATCGGCGTATAAATTAATCAAGTTTTGATATTCGAATGAAGCGTATTTTTGCAATCATTCTAAAGGTGTTATATTAGAAATTTTATGAAATTTTTTATCTTTATCACGATATTCAAAGTCAAATTTAAGAGGAGGCAAGCCAAGTGATTTTGCACAAATGTCAAAAACTTTTTGCATTGTTTTGTTTTTAAATTCTTTTATTTGATCTTTGGAAGCATTATTTTGTTGTAATTCTCTTAATATTTTAGTGCTTGATAATAAATGAATTTGCAAAATTGAATTCATTTGGGCTGTGTTAGAAGCGTTAAATGTTTCAGGCATAACAGATTTTGGTACAACACCGTATTTAGTAATTAGACCTTCTGATCATTCTCAAAACCCACCATCTTGGTGACCAAAACCTAAAAACATTTCAAATAAACGATCTTGGTATTGCAATTGTGGGTGTTCAATTATTAATTCTAAATAGGTGTTGGCTTTTTCCATTTTTTCTCAAAACATAGTGTAAGCTTGCGAGTATTCAAAACTTTCAACATTTAATTTTTGCATTGTTATAGGTTTTAAAATATTAAGCGCCGCAAAAATTCAACATCTTCCAGTAGCTTTTTGGTTTGTCATTCCTCCTTTTTTTGTTTGTATATTAAATTCATTATTATGTACTAAATGAATGTCATTATTGTAGGTTGCGTTATAAATTCCATT includes these proteins:
- a CDS encoding C1 family peptidase, encoding MKLELNTIKNYYKQYLNNKTNKLVQNAITKNGIYNATYNNDIHLVHNNEFNIQTKKGGMTNQKATGRCWIFAALNILKPITMQKLNVESFEYSQAYTMFWEKMEKANTYLELIIEHPQLQYQDRLFEMFLGFGHQDGGFWEWSEGLITKYGVVPKSVMPETFNASNTAQMNSILQIHLLSSTKILRELQQNNASKDQIKEFKNKTMQKVFDICAKSLGLPPLKFDFEYRDKDKKFHKISNITPLEWLQKYASFEYQNLINLYADPRDIYPINTKLQAKYFRGPIESRHLSFVNVSINELKKATINSLKAGEPVWFACDMGPQIDRKNGLMDVNLYQINEAFELKNILTKADRLNFKMSTPNHAMTFVGVDLDENNKPIKWEVENSWGEENGNKGYFSMSDEWFDEYVFSVIVNPQFCSQSTIDANKNTAIQIEPWDPLSIF
- a CDS encoding HAD-IIB family hydrolase, whose protein sequence is MINLKNKAKAYFIDLDGTFLDKPNGHGTVSETNIQTAKKINKYKPIIFSTGRGNTDFTMTIANKVGSKYVVCLNGALIVDNNNKVLYSKTLNKQLIAEVIEIFKKHKMFIYINGEVLMFHCGNLDSPYMKSWALNTDKAHYSQIDTSIDISKLLVFGLSREQTAQLHKQLTLAYPQFSFYLVSNGWTIEVGPKDANKGIANSIVCQYLGIDPKQAFHIGDSANDLPTKEYLGKFICVQGALDFVKQKADAIGYDFANCGLSKILNELENL